Within the Hypericibacter adhaerens genome, the region AGGGCCGCGCGCATCCAGCGCTCGCGCGGCGGCCGCTCGTAGGTCTCCTCGACATGGGCGCGCGCCACATCGACGAGATGCATGTAATGCACGCCCGAGGGGCAGGTCGTCATGCAGGAGAGGCACGAAAGGCAACGGTCGATATGGAGCGCCGTGTCCTTGTCGGCCGGCTTGTCGTTCTCCAGCATGTCCTTGATGAGGTAGATCCGACCGCGCGGACTGTCGAGCTCGTCGCCCAGCAGCACATAGGTCGGACAGGTCGCGGTGCAGAAGCCGCAATGGACGCAAGCCCTGAGGATCGGCTCGGCGGCCGCGATGTCCGGATTGGCGAGCTGCGCCAGGGTGAAGTTGGTCTGCATCGAAGGACCTAGCCCATCCGCCCGCGATTGAGGATCGAGAGCGGATCGAAGGCGGCTTTCACGCGCCGGCTCAAGGCCGCGAGCGCCGGCGCTTCCGGCTCGAACACGGGCACCGCGCGGCGCACCGATGCCTCGGCGCGGATCAGGGTCGCATGGCCAGCCTGGGAACCCGCCTGCGTCTGGAGCGCGCCGCGCACCAGGCCCGCGTGGGCATCGGGCGCGTGCGGCAGCGCCAGCCAGACGAGCCCGCCGCCCCAGTCATAGAGATGGCGCGCGCCGGGCCTTGCCGCCTGGATCGCGGCCACGATGCGAGGCCCCTCGCTGGGCGGGACCGAGAGCCGCCAGAGCGGCATGCGCGGATCGAGCCGCGCTGCGGCGAAGCTGCGCACGTCGCGGATCTCGCGCCACAGGATCGCGGATTCGGCGGGATCGAGGGTGAGGCTCGGCACCCCGAAGCGCCGCAGCCAGGCCTCGAGCGCACCGACGCGATAGCTCACCGAGGCCGGAGGCCCTTCGACGCGCAGCGCCGTGACGCCCGTGCCGGTCTCGGCGATGCGATCGACCGCGCTCGAGCCCGCCTCGCCCGGCGGCAGATGCGCAGCGCCCGAGATCTCGTGCGGGCTGCCGAGCGCCACGGCCATGGCCTCGACCGCGCGCGCATCGTCGAGCCCCACCAGGATCAGGGTACGCACCGTTTCGGGTGCGGGATGCACGCGCAGCGTGACCTCGGTCATCACCGCGAGCGTGCCATGCGAGCCCGCGAGCAGCTTCGGCAGATCGTAGCCGGTGACGTTCTTCACCACGCGCCCGCCGGCCTTGAAGATCTCGCCGCGACCCGACACGGCGGCGAAGCCCAGGAAATGATCGCGCGCGGCGCCCGCCTTGAGGCGGCGGGGCCCCGCGAGATTGCAGGCGATGGTGCCGCCGATGCTGCCGCTGCCGGCGGCCCCGCCATAGAGCGGCGCCAGGTCGGGCGGCTCGAAGGCGAGCACCTGGCCGCGCTGCGCGATCACCGCCTCGATCTCGGCCATGCTGGTGCCGGCACCGGCCTTCAGCACCAGTTCCTCCGGCTCATAGAGCCGGATGCCGGCCAAGCGCGACAGGTCGATCACGGCCTGGGCCTCCACGGGGCGGCCCAGATCGCGCTTGCTGCCGCGTCCCAGGATCTCGAGCGGCAGGGCGCGCTCCGCCGCACCCGCCACAGCGGCGCGCAGCTCCTCGATATTCAGGGGCCGGATGGTCTCGATCATGCGGGATCAGAAACGCGGCAGATCGGGATGGGGCAGCCGACCGCCATGGATATGCATCTTGCCGAGCTCGGCGCAGCGATGGAGCTCGGGAAAGACCTTGCCGGGATTGAGCAGCCCGCCCTCGTCGAAGGCGCATTTGAGACGCTGCTGCTGGGCGAGATCCGCCTCGTCGAACATGACGCCCATCAGGTCGCGCTTCTCGACGCCCACGCCATGCTCGCCCGTGAGCACGCCGCCGACCTCGACGCAGAGCTTGAGGATGTCGGCGCCGAAGGCCTCGGCCCGCTCCAGCTCGCCGGGCTTGTTGGCGTCGTAGAGGATCAGCGGATGGAGGTTGCCGTCGCCCGCATGGAACACGTTGGCGCAGCGCAGGCCGTAATGCTCCGACAGGCGGCGCATCTCGGTCAGCACGCGCGACAGCTCGCGGCGCGGGATGGTGCCGTCCATGCAGTAATAATCGGGCGAGATGCGCCCCACGGCGGGGAAGGCCGCCTTGCGGCCGGCCCAGAAGCGCAGACGTTCCTCCTCGGTCCGGCTGATGGCGATCGAGGTGGCGCCGCGCGCGCGCGCCAGCGCCTCGACCCGCTCCAGCAGCTCGTCGACCTCGGCCTTGGGCCCGTCCAGCTCGATGATCAGCAGCGCCTCGCATTCGAGCGGATAGCCGGCCTGGCAGAAGGCCTCGGCGGCATGGATCGCGGGGCGGTCCATCATCTCCATGCCGGCCGGCACGATGCCGGCGGCGATCACGGCCGAGACGCAGTCGCCGGCCTGCTCGTTGGTGGGGAAGGAGACCAGGAGGGCGCGGGCCGTCTCGGGCCGCGGCAGGAGGCGCACCGTGACCTCGGTCACGACGCCCAGGAGCCCCTCCGATCCGATCACGACGCCGAGGAGATCGTAGCCCGCGGCATCCAGATGCTTGCCGCCCAGCCGGATCACGGTGCCGTCGATCAGCACCATCTCGACACCCAGCACATTGTTGGTGGTGAGGCCGTATTTGAGGCAATGCACGCCGCCCGAATTCTCGGCCACATTGCCGCCGATGGTGCAGGCGATCTGGCTCGAGGGATCGGGCGCGTAATAGAAGCCCAGCGGCCTGACCGCCTCGCTGATGGCGAGGTTGGTGACGCCGGGCTGCACCACGGCGCAGCGATTGACCGGATCGATGTCGAGCACGCGGTTGAAGCGCGCCATGCCGAGCAGGATGCCGTCGGCGAGCGGCAGGGCGCCGCCGCTGAGGCTGGTGCCCGCCCCGCGCGGCACCACCTTGATGCCTTCGCGCTGGCAGAAGGAGAGGATCGCCGCGACCTCGGCCGTGGTGCGGGGCAGGGTCACGAGCAGCGGCAATTGCCGGTAGGCGCTGAGCCCGTCGCTCTCATAGGCGCGGCGCATCGATTCTTCGACCACGATGGCGTCCGGCGGCAGGAAGCGGCCCAGCGCCGCGGCGATCTCGCGCCGCCGCTGGATGATGGCCGCATCGGGCTCCGGCATCTTCAACGACATGAATCGGCGCTCCGCGTCTCTCCCGCCGGGCACTCTGGCCCCAGCTTGGTTGGGCTGCAAGCCGATCCGGACCGGTCCCCGTGATATCCGAAAGCCCGGAACGGAACGCGGAACCGTTCGTCGGACGGCAGAATCGACAACGGCCGCTGAAGCGGCCGCGCGAGACAGTCTGGAACGGAAGGAAAGCGCCGGCGCCCTCGCTAAAGAGGGCAGCCGCGAAAAAGCGCCGGGTTCAGCCCTGGCGCGCCTTGAAGCGCGGGTTCGTCTTATTGATGACGTAGACGCGCCCCTTGCGCCGGACGATGCGGCAGTCCTTGTGGCGCTTCTTGGCCGACTTCAGCGAATTGACGACCTTCATGATGGCGGTCCTTTGGGCAACGTCTCGAGGTTTCCGGAGCGCGATCGAACCGGCCGTCAGGGCCATGCCGTCCCACGCGAGGCGCCGGAACATAGTGGGGCCGAGGGGGCTCTGTCAACCGTTCCGGGCGGCGGCGGGGGACAGGCCCTAACCTACCAGTCCGACAGCATTTTATCGACGCCGGTCTTGAAGGCGTGGAAGCGGAAGCAGGCGATGTCGCCGCTGTCGATCGCGGCCACCCGCCGGGTCCAGAGCGCGACATGCTCGGCCAGGGGCTCGGCCATGCGCGGATCCTCCCTGATGACCTCGGCCTTCTCGAGCAGATCGGCCAGGCTCTTGATGACGGTGCCGCGCAGCTGCTTGGTGATGTCCTCGACGACCCGCAGATCCAGCCGTCGTTCCGAGCAGGCGGTCTTGTATTTCGGGAGGGTCCAGGGATCGGTGCCATCCGGCTCGCCGGCCTGCCAGGCCATGTAGGTGGGCCGCATCTCGTCGGTCGGGCCGACGCGGATGAAATCGGTGAAGAGCAGCTGGCCGCGGGGCTTCAGCGCCTTCTCGACGGTCTGCAGCAGCTTGTTCTTGTCCTCGACGCGGTAGAACAGGTCCCGCGCGAAGATACAGTCATGGCCGGATTCCCGGAGCTCGATCAGCTCGGGATCGAAGCCGAAGATCGGCGCTTTCTTGCCCAGCCCCGCCATCACCGAATATTCCTGGGCCGCCCGGGCCAGCTCCGGATCCTGCTCGAAGCCCGAGATCCAGAGCCCGAATTCCTCGTGCAGCGCCCGGGCGAAGCCGCCGAGACCGGCCCCCAGCTCGGCGACCGTCATGGTCGGGTTGAGCCCGGCGGGCTTGGCCAGCCACAGGCAGAATTCCTTGTCGCCCGGCATGGCGAAGCCGGGGCCCCAGATCGTCTGCAGGAGCTTCACCCGCGGGGTCTCCCATTCGAGGGCGGGCTTCTTGTCGATCTTGACCTTGCGGACCGTGTCTTTCTGCTGCGGCCCGCGCTTGGCCAGCTCCGCCGGGTCGAGCTCGTCCACCTCCACGCCTTCCCACCACGCCATGAAGCGCTGCTTGAAGGGCGGCTTGGGAGCTCGTGCGGTGGCGGTGCGGGCGGTCATGACGGGATCCTTGGGAATTCCTGTATCCCTTGGACCCGTTTAAACCTGGGTTAAGGCTACCGGCCATTTCACCGGAAACCCTGCGTATTACACCTTTGGATAGAGGAGTCGATCGATTGATTCGTTGCCCAACAAACGCTTGGCGATACCGGTTCACCGGCGGCTCCCGATCCGCGGCCTCGCGTCGCAGGCCGGCGCACGGGACAGCGCCGCTTTCTCCGGCGGCGCGGTGAGATAAGGGTGCCCCATTCGTCAGGCCGGCCGGCACCGTGATAGTGTCGGCCCCCCGCACCGATGGCCTGTCGCGGGCAAGCCGCCCCCGATCGCAACCCCACCCCCGGAGCCCCCGCCTGATGCCCCGTTCTTTCGACGCCATCGTGATCGGCGCCGGCATTTCCGGCGCGGCCGCCGCTTACGAGCTGGCCGAGGGACGGCGGGTGCTGATGCTCGAGGCGGAATCGCGGCCGGGCTACCATTCGACCGGCCGCTCGGCCGCCCTCTACACGCCCAATTACGGCAACGCGGTCGTGCGGGCCCTGATCCTGGCGGGCCGCCCGTTCCTGGATCGCCCGCCCGCGGGCTTCACCGACCAGCCTATGACGAAGCCGCGCGGCGCGATCACCATCGCCGGGCCCGCCGACGATGCCATCTTCGAGGAGCGTCTGGCCCTCTCGGGACCGGGTCATGAGATCCATGAGATTTCGCCCGACGAAGCGGTGCGCCGCGTGCCGATCCTCCGGCGCGAGGTCGTCGCCCGCGCGCTTTACGAGACCGACATCGAGGATATGGATGTCGCGCGCATCCATCAGGGCTTTCTCACCGGTTTCCGCCATCGTGGCGGCGAGCTCGTCTGCGACGCGCGGGCCGATCGGATCGAGCGCCGGCCGGACGGATGGGAGATCCGCGCCGGCGATGTCGTGGCGACGGCACCCGTCCTCGTCAATGCGGCCGGCGCCTGGGCCGACGAGGTCGCGACGCTCGCCGGCCTGCCGCCGGTCGGGCTCGTTCCCAAGCGGCGCACCGCCATCCTCGTCGATCTCCCGCCGGGTGCCGATCCCGCGTCATGGCCGGCGCTCGACGATTGCAGCAACGAGCATTATTTCCGGCCGGACAGCGGCACCCGGCTGATGGTCTCGCCGGCCGACGAGACACCCTCGCCGCCTTGCGATGCGCAGCCGGACGAGATGGACGTGGCCTATCTGGTCGACTGGCTCGAGCGCACCACCACGCTCCAGGTCCGGCGCCTGCCGCATCAATGGGCCGGCTTGCGCAGCTTCGTGGCGGACCACAGCCCCGTGGTCGGCCCCGACCCGCTGGCCCCGGGCTTCTATTGGCTCGCCGGGCAGGGCGGCTACGGCATCATGCTGGCGTCGCCCCTGGCGCGCGGCCTCAAGGGCCTGATCGATGCCGATGCGCTGCCGGCCGACCTGATCGAGCAGGGCGCCACGGCCGCGGCCCTGGCGCCGCGCCGGCCGGGGCTCGCATCGGCAAGCTGATCCCTCGGCGGTTCGGGCCTTCCGGCCCCGACGCCCGATCCCTATGATCCGGCGCAGGATGGACGGTCCGGAACGCAAGGCTCCGGCCGCAACGAACGGGAGTGCGAAGGCGATGGCGCAGCTGGCCAATGAACGGGTCGCTTATTTCAACGGCCGGATCGTCCCCGAAAGCGACGTGCTGATCCCGTTCCGCGATCGCGGCTTCATCGCCGGCGACGCCGCCTTCGACACGGCGCGCTCCTTCGGCCACAAGATCTTCCGCCTCAAGGAGCATATCGACCGTCTCTACCGCTCGCTGCGCTATCTGCGGATCGATCCGGGCCTCTCGCCGAAGGAGATGACGGCGATCACCGAGGATGTGTTCGCGCGCAACCGCCATCTGCTCGACCGGGACGACGATTACTGGGTAAGCCAGCGCATCTCGCGCGGCGTGCCGGCCGACGATCTCACGGTGAAAAGCGACGCCACGCCCACCGTGATCGTCGAATGCAAGCCCCTGCCGCTGAAGCAGCGCGCCAAGCTCTTCCGCGACGGAATCGAGGTGGTGGTGCCCTCGGTGCGCCGCGCGGCCCCCGACATGCTGAGCCCGCGCGCCAAGACCCACAACTATCTCAACCTCACCATGGGCGATATCGAGGCCCGCGAGCGCAACCCGAACGGCTGGGCGATCCTGCTCGACGAATCCGGCAACATCGCCGAGGGCACCGGCAGCAACTTCTTCATGGTGCGCGACGGCGTGGTGATGACGCCGCAATCGCGCTATGTGCTGCCCGGCGTGTCGCGCGCCGTGACGATCGAGCTCGCGGCCAAGCTCGGGATCGCTTGCGAGGAGCGCGACATCGATCTTTACGACGCCTACACGGCCGACGAGGCCTTCCTCACCTCGACCAGCCTCTGCATCTGCCCCGTGCGCAGCATCAACGGCCGCGCGGTCGCCGAGGCCGCCATCCCGGGCCCCGTCACCCAGAAGCTCATCGACGCCTACGCCGAATTGGTTGGCATGGATTTCGTCGGCCAATATCTGCGTCGCATCGAGGGCTGAGACTCCGGCTCCCGCCCCGGTGTCCGGCTCCCCTCCCGGGACGAAGGCGACGGACGAGACATTGCCGTCGATCGAGCAGGGCCTGGCGCTGCATCGCGCGGGCCGGCTCGACGATGCGGCGGCGCTCTATGCGCGCCGGCTGGCGCAGCGGCCGGACGACGCGGAGAGCCTCCATCTCCTGGGACTGATCCGCCAGCAGCAGGGATCGCCGCAGGCGGCGGTGCCGCTGATCGAGCGCGCCTGTGCGCTCGAACCCAGGGTCCCGCTCTTTCGCGCCAACCTCGCCATCGTGCTCAGCGCCGCCGGCCGATCCGCCGAAGCGATCGCGGCCGCTTCCGAAGCGGTGGCGCTGCAGCCCGGCAATGCCGATCTTCTCTTCACCCTTGCCACCATGCTGGAGCAGGGCGGCCGGCTCGCGGAGGCCGAGGCCAGCTATCGCGCCGCCTTGGAACGCCGGCCCGACCATGCCGACGCCGCCTACAATCTCGCGCGCCTGCTGCATAAGCGCGAGGCGCTTGCCGACTCCGTGCCCTTCTATCGCCGGGCGCTGGCGAGCCGGCCCGGTTTCGTCAGCGCGCTGATGAATCTGGGCTCGGCCCTCGGGCGGCTCGGCGAGATCGAGGAAGCCACCTCGCTGCTGGCGCGCGCCCGACAGCTCGAGCCGCAGAACCCGCATCCGGTCGCGGCGCAGGGACTGCTCGCGGCCGATCGCGGCGACCTCGCGGAAGCGACGGCGATCCTGGCGCGGCTCGCCCATGCGCCCATGGATCCGGTCCTGCTTCACCAGCTGGGCACGCTCGCCCGGCAGACCGGCCGCTTCGAGGAGGCCATCGGCTATTTCGAGAAGGTCCTCGCCCGGGCGCCGGACAGCACGGACGCCCGGCTGTCGATCTCGCTGATGCGGCTCACGCTCGGCCGGTTCGCCGACGGATGGCGCGACTACCGCTCGCGCTGGTATCTCGCGCCTCACACCAATCTCGCCAGGCGCTATCCGGGTCCCGCCTGGGCCGGCGAGCCGTTTCCGGACCGAACCGTGCTGGTCTATCCCGAGCAGGGCATGGGCGACGTCATCCAGTTCGCGCGCTATTTGCCGCTGGCCGCCGCGCGCGGCGGGCGCGTGATCTTCGAATGCCCGGCCGCCCTGCGACGGCTGTTCCAGCCCTTTCACGAGAACGTCACGGTCGTCCCGCAAGGATCGCCGCTGCCGGCCGCCGATCTCTCGGTGCCGCTGCTGGACCTGCCGATCCTGTTCGACACGAGGCTCGAGACCGTGCCGCCCCTGCTCCCGAACCTCGCGCCCGATCCCGGACTGGTCGCAAGCTGGGCCGCGAAGCTGGAGCCGGGCCGGCAGCGGGGCTTGCGCATCGGCCTCGTCTGGCGCGGCAATCCCGGCTTCGCCAACGATCGCAACCGTTCCCTCGATCTGGCGCACCTGCGCCCCTTGATCGAGGGTTCGAGGGCGCAATTCATCTCGCTGCAGAAGGGCCCGGCCGCGGCCGAGATCGCCGCCAACGGCTGGCAAGACCGCATCCTCGATCTGGGTCCTGAGCTCGGCGACTTCGCCGACACGGCGGCCGTGATCGCGGGGCTCGATCTGGTCCTCAGCGTCGACACCGCGGTCGCCCATCTCGCCGGCAGCCTCGGCCGGCCCGTCTGGATCCTGATTCCGTTCATTCCCGACTGGCGCTGGCTCTTCGCCCGCGCCGACAGCCCCTGGTATCCGAGCGCGCGCCTGTTCCGGCAGAAGAGCCCGGGAGATTGGGCGCCGCCCGTCGCCGAGATCGGCGCGGCGCTGCAGCGCGTCTCGCCGCCGGTCGACGGGCCGGGAGCGGCACCGCGATGAACGCGAAGGCACCCCCGCCCGAAACCAAGCCCGTCAGCGGCGATCCGTCGGCGCTGTTCGATGCGGCGGTCAGGGCCTTCTCGGAAGGCCGGGCCGCGGATGCCTGCCGGCAATGCAAGATCCTGCTCGAGGTCGCCGCCGACAATCGCGACGTGCTGCATCTCTATGCCGCCGCCGCCGCGATGAGCGGCGATACGCGCACCGCCATCGCCGCCAGCGAGCGCCTGATCAAGCTGGCGCCCGACCATGCGGAGGGGCGCCGCAACCTGGGGGCGCTGCTCGCGAACCAGAACCGCCATGCGGAGGCGCGCGCTCATCTGGAGGCGGCGGCGAAGCTCGCCCCCGGCCATATCGGCGGACGGCTGATGCTGGCCCGCAGCCTGCGCAGGCTGGGACTGGCCGAGGAGGCGAAAGCGGAGGTCGAAACCGCGACGCAAGCGGCGCCGGACAATGCCGAGGCGCAGCTCCTGCTCGGCAATCTGCGTCTCCAGAGCGGTGACCGGGAGGGCGCGTTGCGCGCCTTCGCCCGCGCGCTGGCCCTGCGTCCGGACCATGTCGAGACGCTGGTCAATCTCGGCGTCGCCCTGCGCGCAAGCCGGCGCAGCGACGAGGCCCGGCTCGTGCTGCGCCGCGCGCTCGCCCTGCAGCCCGGATCGGCCTCGGCCCATTTCAACCTCGGCACCCTGGCGCTCGACGGCGGCGCCCATGAGGAGGCGATCGGCCACTACCGGACGGCGCTCGAGAATGGCGGCGACGCCACCAGCCTCCATCGCAGCATCGGACTGGTCCATCTGCTGCGCCGCGACCGCGAGGCGGCCATCGCCGAGTTCAAGCTCGCGCTGGCCGCGGCGCCCGAGGATCCCGACACGCTGGTGATGATGGGCGATGCCCTGTCGGAGCTGCGCCGCGTGGCGGAAGCGACGGACTGCTTCCGCCGCGCCTTGGCCAAGGTGCCGCGCCATCCGCAGGCGATCCCGCGCCTGTTCCACCAGGCGCTGCAGGCTTGCGACTGGGAGGAGGCACAACGCCTGAAGCCGTTGGTGGATGCCCTCACCGACGAGGCGCTGGCCCGGGGCGACGCGCCCGAGGAGGCCGCCTTCCTCAGCCTCGCCCATGCCGAGGATCCGGCCCGCCATGCCGCGATCGCACGGGCCTTGAGCGCGCAGGCCGCGCGGCGGGCCGGAACGCCCCTGGTTCTCGCCGATCGGTCGCGTTCGGAGGGCCAGCGCCTGAAGCTCGGCTATCTCTCGGCCGATTTCCGCAACCATGCGGTCTCGCAGCTCCTGGTCCGCACGCTGGAGCTGCATGACCGGTCGCAGTTCGAGGTCTGGGCCTATTCGACCGGCCCCGAGGACCGCAGCGCGCTGCGCGAACGCGTGCGCGACGGGGTCGACGCCTTCATCGATATCCGCGAGCTCGACCATCGCTCGGCGGCCGAGCGGATCGCCAAGGACCAGGTCGATATCCTGATCGACCTGACGCTGCATACGACGGGTGCGCGCCTGGAGATTCCGGCCCTGCGCCCGGCGCCGGTCCAGATGGGATGGCTCGGATTTCCCGGCAGCAGCGGCGGCGACTTCTTCGACTATCTCCTGACCGACAGGATCGTCACGCCGCCGGAGCAGGCGCCGCTCTATAGCGAGCAGCTGGCCTATCTGCCGGAGATCTTCCAGCCCAACGACGACCGCCAGCCGATCGCGCCCGGCCGGGCCAAACGCAGCGAATACGGCCTGCCCGAGGAGGGTTTCGTGTTCTGCTCCTTCAACCA harbors:
- a CDS encoding FAD-binding protein, whose product is MIETIRPLNIEELRAAVAGAAERALPLEILGRGSKRDLGRPVEAQAVIDLSRLAGIRLYEPEELVLKAGAGTSMAEIEAVIAQRGQVLAFEPPDLAPLYGGAAGSGSIGGTIACNLAGPRRLKAGAARDHFLGFAAVSGRGEIFKAGGRVVKNVTGYDLPKLLAGSHGTLAVMTEVTLRVHPAPETVRTLILVGLDDARAVEAMAVALGSPHEISGAAHLPPGEAGSSAVDRIAETGTGVTALRVEGPPASVSYRVGALEAWLRRFGVPSLTLDPAESAILWREIRDVRSFAAARLDPRMPLWRLSVPPSEGPRIVAAIQAARPGARHLYDWGGGLVWLALPHAPDAHAGLVRGALQTQAGSQAGHATLIRAEASVRRAVPVFEPEAPALAALSRRVKAAFDPLSILNRGRMG
- a CDS encoding FAD-linked oxidase C-terminal domain-containing protein, with amino-acid sequence MKMPEPDAAIIQRRREIAAALGRFLPPDAIVVEESMRRAYESDGLSAYRQLPLLVTLPRTTAEVAAILSFCQREGIKVVPRGAGTSLSGGALPLADGILLGMARFNRVLDIDPVNRCAVVQPGVTNLAISEAVRPLGFYYAPDPSSQIACTIGGNVAENSGGVHCLKYGLTTNNVLGVEMVLIDGTVIRLGGKHLDAAGYDLLGVVIGSEGLLGVVTEVTVRLLPRPETARALLVSFPTNEQAGDCVSAVIAAGIVPAGMEMMDRPAIHAAEAFCQAGYPLECEALLIIELDGPKAEVDELLERVEALARARGATSIAISRTEEERLRFWAGRKAAFPAVGRISPDYYCMDGTIPRRELSRVLTEMRRLSEHYGLRCANVFHAGDGNLHPLILYDANKPGELERAEAFGADILKLCVEVGGVLTGEHGVGVEKRDLMGVMFDEADLAQQQRLKCAFDEGGLLNPGKVFPELHRCAELGKMHIHGGRLPHPDLPRF
- the ykgO gene encoding type B 50S ribosomal protein L36 — encoded protein: MKVVNSLKSAKKRHKDCRIVRRKGRVYVINKTNPRFKARQG
- a CDS encoding SAM-dependent methyltransferase — encoded protein: MTARTATARAPKPPFKQRFMAWWEGVEVDELDPAELAKRGPQQKDTVRKVKIDKKPALEWETPRVKLLQTIWGPGFAMPGDKEFCLWLAKPAGLNPTMTVAELGAGLGGFARALHEEFGLWISGFEQDPELARAAQEYSVMAGLGKKAPIFGFDPELIELRESGHDCIFARDLFYRVEDKNKLLQTVEKALKPRGQLLFTDFIRVGPTDEMRPTYMAWQAGEPDGTDPWTLPKYKTACSERRLDLRVVEDITKQLRGTVIKSLADLLEKAEVIREDPRMAEPLAEHVALWTRRVAAIDSGDIACFRFHAFKTGVDKMLSDW
- a CDS encoding NAD(P)/FAD-dependent oxidoreductase codes for the protein MPRSFDAIVIGAGISGAAAAYELAEGRRVLMLEAESRPGYHSTGRSAALYTPNYGNAVVRALILAGRPFLDRPPAGFTDQPMTKPRGAITIAGPADDAIFEERLALSGPGHEIHEISPDEAVRRVPILRREVVARALYETDIEDMDVARIHQGFLTGFRHRGGELVCDARADRIERRPDGWEIRAGDVVATAPVLVNAAGAWADEVATLAGLPPVGLVPKRRTAILVDLPPGADPASWPALDDCSNEHYFRPDSGTRLMVSPADETPSPPCDAQPDEMDVAYLVDWLERTTTLQVRRLPHQWAGLRSFVADHSPVVGPDPLAPGFYWLAGQGGYGIMLASPLARGLKGLIDADALPADLIEQGATAAALAPRRPGLASAS
- a CDS encoding aminotransferase class IV, with product MAQLANERVAYFNGRIVPESDVLIPFRDRGFIAGDAAFDTARSFGHKIFRLKEHIDRLYRSLRYLRIDPGLSPKEMTAITEDVFARNRHLLDRDDDYWVSQRISRGVPADDLTVKSDATPTVIVECKPLPLKQRAKLFRDGIEVVVPSVRRAAPDMLSPRAKTHNYLNLTMGDIEARERNPNGWAILLDESGNIAEGTGSNFFMVRDGVVMTPQSRYVLPGVSRAVTIELAAKLGIACEERDIDLYDAYTADEAFLTSTSLCICPVRSINGRAVAEAAIPGPVTQKLIDAYAELVGMDFVGQYLRRIEG
- a CDS encoding tetratricopeptide repeat protein, which translates into the protein MPSIEQGLALHRAGRLDDAAALYARRLAQRPDDAESLHLLGLIRQQQGSPQAAVPLIERACALEPRVPLFRANLAIVLSAAGRSAEAIAAASEAVALQPGNADLLFTLATMLEQGGRLAEAEASYRAALERRPDHADAAYNLARLLHKREALADSVPFYRRALASRPGFVSALMNLGSALGRLGEIEEATSLLARARQLEPQNPHPVAAQGLLAADRGDLAEATAILARLAHAPMDPVLLHQLGTLARQTGRFEEAIGYFEKVLARAPDSTDARLSISLMRLTLGRFADGWRDYRSRWYLAPHTNLARRYPGPAWAGEPFPDRTVLVYPEQGMGDVIQFARYLPLAAARGGRVIFECPAALRRLFQPFHENVTVVPQGSPLPAADLSVPLLDLPILFDTRLETVPPLLPNLAPDPGLVASWAAKLEPGRQRGLRIGLVWRGNPGFANDRNRSLDLAHLRPLIEGSRAQFISLQKGPAAAEIAANGWQDRILDLGPELGDFADTAAVIAGLDLVLSVDTAVAHLAGSLGRPVWILIPFIPDWRWLFARADSPWYPSARLFRQKSPGDWAPPVAEIGAALQRVSPPVDGPGAAPR
- a CDS encoding tetratricopeptide repeat protein, with the protein product MNAKAPPPETKPVSGDPSALFDAAVRAFSEGRAADACRQCKILLEVAADNRDVLHLYAAAAAMSGDTRTAIAASERLIKLAPDHAEGRRNLGALLANQNRHAEARAHLEAAAKLAPGHIGGRLMLARSLRRLGLAEEAKAEVETATQAAPDNAEAQLLLGNLRLQSGDREGALRAFARALALRPDHVETLVNLGVALRASRRSDEARLVLRRALALQPGSASAHFNLGTLALDGGAHEEAIGHYRTALENGGDATSLHRSIGLVHLLRRDREAAIAEFKLALAAAPEDPDTLVMMGDALSELRRVAEATDCFRRALAKVPRHPQAIPRLFHQALQACDWEEAQRLKPLVDALTDEALARGDAPEEAAFLSLAHAEDPARHAAIARALSAQAARRAGTPLVLADRSRSEGQRLKLGYLSADFRNHAVSQLLVRTLELHDRSQFEVWAYSTGPEDRSALRERVRDGVDAFIDIRELDHRSAAERIAKDQVDILIDLTLHTTGARLEIPALRPAPVQMGWLGFPGSSGGDFFDYLLTDRIVTPPEQAPLYSEQLAYLPEIFQPNDDRQPIAPGRAKRSEYGLPEEGFVFCSFNQAYKIEPVLFDLWMELLREAPDSVLWLHRHNETAPANLQREAAKRGVAPERLVFADRPEKPVHLRRLALADLALDTRLYNGHTTSSDALWAGVPVLTIRGGHYAARVSASVLAAIGLPDLVAGDLETYRATALKLARDPAALANVKARLARNRTSLPLFDSPRFTRHLEAVYRAAWQRREANLPPAPIDVKPLPRTPARHG